From the Xiphophorus couchianus chromosome 11, X_couchianus-1.0, whole genome shotgun sequence genome, the window GTATAGATGTGTGCACTCCCAAAATGAGTTATCTTTGTAGCAGCACTGCGTGAAACGTAAAATGCCGGGCTCACGTGGTTTGCAAACTGAAGCAAAAGCATCGATTAAAAGAAGTGCCGACAGTGGATTCTATGCACCAAACAGCGTCTTGTCTGCATCCTTTTATAGACAATGTATCAAACTTTTGTGTCTTGCAGGGCATCATGTCTGACAAGAAGGCGGTGATCAAGAATGCAGACATGTCTGATGAAATGCAGCAGGATGCTGTAGACTGTGCCATGCAGGCAATGGAGAAGTACAACATAGAGAAGGATATCGCTGCCTATGTTAAAAAGGTATGGTGCTCTCTTATTAAGTTGGAGAAATGTGACCTTTTGAAGAACTTTTACATCAGCATTGACCTTCATCTTTCTCATCTTTCCCGCAGGAGTTTGACAAGAAATACAATCCGACATGGCACTGCATCGTTGGCAGGAACTTTGGCAGCTATGTGACACACgaaactaaacatttcatttacttCTACTTGGGTCAGGTGGCCATCCTGCTGTTTAAGTCTGGCTAAGGCATGCACCCTTGTCACAATGTGCATGCTGCCACCTTTCTGCAGACATGCCTACCTCCTGGTCCGCTGCTTTCATCAATTACGTTTTTGCCAACTGCATACACAAACCATCGATCATGTCTGCACAGATGATTCATAGGAAGTCCAAGAATTAGGATCAGTCTGATCAGGCCCTCTGTCAGTGTTTGTAAATCTGTCTTTGTTAtatctgtttttgcttttgtgcaAGTTGGTTATGGAGTTGGATGTAGAGTCCATTATTTCAAACGAGTTTGttgtaaaataacttatttttagtGCATTAAAACGAGCAACAGAGTTTTTGTTCAAATGCCTTTAATTTCCAGGACTGTTGCTTGAACCTAATAAAAGCTGTGATATGTGGAGGTTTGTATGTGCTTTAACATTCCTGGTTATGCCTGTGAAAACTTGCAGCGATCCTGTTCTGTATGTCTGTAAACTCATTTGGTTGCCTGGTATTGTGACAGTATTTGTCGACAAATCAAATGTTGAGCACAAACCAATTTTGACAATTAAATAGTTCAAATAATGTCTGTGGATGCACTTTAATTTGGTTGTATTGCATGGCGTTATGCCTCACATCTGACATGGCCTTAACATCACCCTGATTGGTATTAAGGCTATGACAAGGTGTGggaattttatgtaaaagaatTTGAACCTTAAACTTGCAGTTGGAACTAAAAATTCATTAGAGGTGGCGTTGCTTTCATTGTACCAGTTTACTATCAAAGTAAGGAAATGATGGAATTTCAGTATACATAATGAAAATGCTCACATTAGCTGTCCAGTGAGTTGATGAAACAAGATGATTTAAGATCAAAAATTTGTTCAGATTCCAGTTCATTAATACTCTTACACAGCCACTCACAAAGCAGACTATATATCTTAATAGAAATCTAGTAAATTCTATATGATGGGCCTAAGATAAATTTGAGGgggttttttctgtgtgtgaaagGACACCATTGAAAACACTAACGGATTTTACTagctttggtaaaaaaaaacagaaaatgaagcaaaatggGAGGACATTGGCTctataaaactcaaaagagAACTGGATAAATGAGAAGCAGAGGGATCATCTCAGGTTTCAGCATTCTGGACTAAAAAGCACTTTTAATTTTAGGGAAACCTTGCAAGTGTGAATACACTGTGGCgttcaggggtctcaaactccagtcctcgagggccgcagtcctgcaacgtttagatgtgcctctgctgcgccacacctgaacagaataattaggtcattaaggctctggagaactgatctacacaaggaggaggtcattaagttatttcattccagtgttttgtatctgtggcacatctaaaaactgcaggactcaAGGCCTGGAGTCTGAGACCCCTGACCTAGAACATGTTACGTTGTTCTGTTTATAAAGAAAGACAACAGTTgatccaaaacttaaaaactagACTtagttcatttattcatttagcaATAACTCAAAGTTATCAGAGAATATTTAGTCATCTGAAATGAATAATATAAATTGGGTGACATTCTGGTCTACACTCCATGACCAGTTGGTGGCGGTTATTTACCAACCGCCACcaagacgaagaagaagaaggacgAAGAAAAGTGCTTCCGGGTGATAAACATGTCGGCTCCTGTCGGGGTGTCGGCACCGGTGTTCGGCAGTCCTGCCGTCCCTGCCTTCCCGTCCATGGCTCTGTCGGCCGAAGCCGTTCCGTTCAGTCCCGGAGAGTCGGACTGCTCGCCGCCAGACTCTCTGTCGGACGCGGAGAAGCAGTTTTCCCGCTGCGCCGCAAGGCTTCGAGCCCTGAGGCCAGACTGCAGCCAGCTGAGAGAGGAGCTCAATCAGCTGTTTGACCAGCTGCTTTCAGAGAACTACAACAGGAGCTGCGAGCTTCCCATCACCATCCGACCAGAGGTAACACAATCTACCAACCAGCAGCCGCTCCTCTTCGGTCACTTGTAAGGGTTTCTTGGTTGTTATAAAGCGTCTTGATTCCCTTTTccaggatgtgtgtgttttgctaaAGCACACCAGTGGCCTCGTACCTTTGAATCAAGAACATTTAGTTGTTAAATTCTGTCAActtgttcatcacctcctcAATCAGCTGAAGGTAAGAACGAGCATAATGCAAAAATCTACTTTTCCATCTAGGACTTTGTAAACGTGttcaaaatcaatttaaatggATATATTTGAATTTATGGCTGTAGCCTCAGGCACCTGTTTACTCTTGTCTTATGTGTCTTTTTGGTTGTTCCTTGGATGGGCTGAATTGAAACCAATTTCGTCAAGCTTCtgtacaatgacaataaatgatGATTCTGATATTCATAcccctttaacattttgaatatcTGGAGGTTGAAGTTAGATTTTCTGCCGTGTGCTGGaatatattaactttttattgtgCTTGGATTTTCTCCAGGTTATAATGGATGGACAGACACTGGATGTGCTGGTAAACTATACTGCCAATGCCCTGAAACAGTGCAGTACATGGACACACTCAGATGTTCTCTTGGCACTTTCCACAGTTGTGTATGGTAATGGATCTCTGTGCCACCAGGTAGATTATCATTGTTCACTGCTTTTTAAACTGCATTTGTTATTTCCATGGCTTTAATTAAAGATTTGAATCTAACAGTGAACCGAGGAGTTTCTAAATTCTTATCCTTTCAATAATGTCCCTAACCTTTGTATATTCTTTAATAAACTCCAAAAATATCCCTTAAACAAGTTGACATTTAAACTCAGAGTCTTCAGTTTTCATATCTTTgaagagtgaaaaataaatcaaatttgtcAATAATTGTTCTACCAGAACCagtcacagaaatgttttcctgtttcagtCATGTCTTTTCCTATTTGCGTTGAGATTTTGCTCGTTCACAGCTTGTCAGTGACCTGCTGTGTGAAGATGGAATCATTCTGCAGTATAGTTCTCCTTCCCAGCCAAATATCGAGTTGAGGCACGTTGCGCTCACCTGCATGGCCAACATCTGCCTCAGGTAGACTTCAGGATGTCCACATTTCATCACATTATAGAAATTACCTTCTATTTAtctcattttagattttatgtggtagatcAACAGAGAATGGTGCTTAATTGTTTCCTAAATGTCTTTATACAtacatatttgaaatgttactttaggcttcttttgtgtcattttgcCGGATGGCTGCGTGTTTTCCTCTGCAGGATTCCCGGTCAGCCACTTTTGGACGATCAGTACAGAAGTGTTTGTTTCAGACTTTTTCTGAAGACACTGCAGTCACCCAAACCTCCCAACACCGATGATCTCTTCTACTGCATGGTACCTACATCTGACCTGCTACAATAAGAAAATAGTTGAAAAATGCATGTTTGGTGATGGCTAACACTCTTTTTTTgctatgttttgtttcttgcagGTCATCCAGGCTGCTCTGAAGGGACTTCAGTTCTGTCTGTCAGTTGGGAAGTGGAAAtttggaggaggagaggagcttGGATCTGTACTGGCTGCACTGAAGGTGGAAAAACGAACCATATTTCCTTCTGCATAAATCTGTCTGGTGAAGTCTATTCATTTGAGACCTACTGATTCTTTCCATAGAGGCTCATGTTCCAGGGAGCCCCTGGTTTGAGTGTCGACTGGCCAGAGGTAATTTACCCAGCGCCTCTTTCGCAGTATGAAAGTCTCTCTCCACCAAGGCCTACTGAACCACCAAAACCTTTAGAATCACCAAAGGAGGCTGATAAGACTGGAAAAGCTTCAGGAGTAAGAGGAGCCTTAGTGCTTACTGACTTTAGTACTTACAAAGGATTTTTCCGCATTTATTGCAAGGTGTTCACTTTTGTCtcgtttaagaaaaaaaagaggaaatcgaaaggaaaaggaaagaaaacaaaacatgaagaaagCAAAGTGGAtgacagagaggaggaagataAAGAAGCGGTGCCTGAAGTCTGCGGAGGCGGAGGGGACATCAGCAGAAATGATGTGGAGAGCCTAGCCAAAGCGCCCACCTCATTTCTCTACCCGTTCTGGAAGCTGAACAGTTCTGAATCCGAGTTTTCAGACATCGAAGGAAACGCACAAAGCAAATTAAGGTACACAGAgagctttttacatatttgatcTTTTGATCACAGGACTCCTCCACTGTCTGGAAAGGTATTTATGAAATATGGTATTTCTTGTCCTCTATCCATTcatccctttttttgttttgttttctgccatgAATTCAGTcgacttttgtttttatattataaaaatgatcAGGACAGGACAGAGAGCAATGTGTTGGGACCCTGTTTTAATGCCGGTTTTTTTATTCCCATCaacaaacttttccattttgctgttttagaGTTTACCAGTGCCGTGTTCGTCAGTTAGCGCTGCACTGCATGCTAGCAGTAGTGAAAGCTGTCGAGAAGAGAACTCTGTATGGTTACTGGTCCTCCTTCGTCCCTGACTCTCCTGCTGGTGGACCCCCATCTCTAACTCTCCTTACAATTATACTAAAGGACCCCTCACCAAAGGTACAGCCAGTCACAAACATTTGCTTTGGTTTTCATCAGGATGTGTGAAACATTACACTTCGTGTTTAATTCATGTATTCTTTCTTATTCTAGGTGCGACTGTGTGCGCTTCAGGTGCTGTCGGCCATCTTGGATGGCTCTCGGCAGTTTCTGGCAGCGGCTGAAGACACGGCATCACCTCGAACGTCTTACACCCCGTTCTCCTTCATGCTAGCTgctgctatcagagagctgcaCCGCGGCCTCAGCCTGGCTCTCCTGGCTGAAACGTCCTCTCAAACACTAACACAGGTCACAAAGGTGGGCAAGCTGATTTATCATTTAATGTTTAGGCAGCTCTTACAAGCAGGTATTTGTGAATGAGTTTGTCCTaataagaaaaagatttttaatatcCAGAGTGCTATTCACACTGTTCACAATCAATGCATTAAGTCTGTTTTGAGTTTTCTCTAGATAAATGACTTGACTTtacaatttaatatatttgtagAATTACACTTTGTCCACAGTTGCATTCtgcttgaaataaatatttatgggCGCGTCACATTGTATTGACTAACATCAAAGAGATTGGGTTTACCACCTGGAAGACAGGTGAACTGGAAGACAGTGGCCGTCTGCAGCATTGTTCTGTTGGCTGTAGGGGTGAAGCAGTGAAGACAACAAAACTCTTAAATACTTCATTTATGATGAAAATGACCATCACTCACccttttgaataataaaattgACCAAAATAATGTTAGTTTGTGCTGAAGGAAAACGTATGTGACTGAGACAGTGCTGCAGTCACGGAGTATCTCCTCTTCTGTCTGATAGTGCCTGGCGTTCCTGGTGACCAACGCTCCCTATCATCGCCTCAGACCTGGCCTGCTGAGCCAGCTCTGGAAACAGATTCGTCCTTATGTGCGCCACAGAGGTTTGTACCTCATCTCAATGACCTGTCTAGCTTTTTAAAGCTTCTCTCTGACTCTATGAATGCTCCGTCTACAGATGTGACTGTACGCGGGTCTGTGCTGAGACTCTACGGGGCGATGGTAACGGCTCAGGCCCCACTCCCTGAGGTGCagcttctcctccagcagcCAGAAAACCTCGGCGGCGGCAGCATCTCCGGCTCGGTAACACCGCAGGACTCTGCTCTCAGCTGGAGACACAGGAACGGAGCGGCCTCGCCTGCTCGGACACCAGCAGCTTTCTCCCAACAAAACTCAAGCATACATTCCCCCCAGCTTCCTCACACAccgagagaggaggagaagtcGTCACCGTGGCTGTTGAAGCTGTGCGTTTCTCTGGTGACTCAGCCCAGAGAGGAGCAGTCAGACCATGAGGGAGCTGAAGGAGGCGCTGCTTTAGAGCCCTCTCCTGTTCGACTAGAAGCTCTGCAGGTAAAAGTTATGGAAACAACTTGTAAACGCTCTAAAGAAGCATTTCTCAAgacatgctttgtttttttctttcaggttttgtCCCATCTGGTACGCGGCTATTTCTCTCTTGCTCAATCAAGCCTGTATGAGATCGGGCAGGTGAGCGTTCGGTGCCTCGAGGAGACAGACCCCTCCATACAGCTACACAGTGCAAAGGTAAAGCTGTCTACCTCAGCTGCAAGCATTACACATGGTCACCAAACTACAGTAAGCAAACGACCTCTGtggttttgttgtattttttagcTACTAGAAGAGTTTGGTACAGGAATAATCCAACAGTACAGAGCTGAGAACAGTATTCCTGAAAGCTCTAAGGTTCCTGTGAACCAGGTAAGAACCTTTACTACGGTCTTGGTCTGCAACTATTATattattaatcgattattaacatatttttcatcaagTCACTCCAGCCTTTTTTATGTAATACTAGAGatgcattaaaatgcaaataaacaattcagatccttttttaaatgataaaatttaaaagatgcaataacacagcattcctttagtgaatttgaactgggtgaagctaaaactatgccgCTTTGaggaaaacatatttacaaacaaggttgttttttatcttgaatgcaaaatgtgcatattttataaaattttggcttaattactgctctgcattcaatgtttttcagtcttgtttgagtctgtatactccagttgaTTATTAGTCGCTTACTAAATTAGTATTCCCTAGTTAAGACAGATTTAAGAGTTTGTTGTAAAAGCTGAAGGCTCAGCGTTTCAGAAGATTAAACATTATGTCATGATGGGTTACAGGACGCttccaaaatcacacaaatttaaaatggaTAAAACTAAATGACATCCAAATTGCTTGTAATGGACCTTATGCCAAACATTCAGCTTGGATTGTGCTCATGTCATGTTAGCCACCTGTGGAACGTGTCCTAATGCGACGTTTCCTGCTTGTAGGTGGTGGAGTTTTGGTTAGAAGTGTTGAGTGGGCCACTAAATGCAGCACTACAAAACGAACAACATCCCACGCTACAGGCAAGCGCCTGCGACACGCTCGCCTCCATCCTGCCACAGGCCTTCGCTCAGCTGCCTGTGAGTTTCTCCTTTGATCACCTTCTAATTTTCTGAAGAGAAAATTGAAATTCCTCCAGCTGTATTTGCAATCTTGTTTTTCAGGATAAAACCCAGCTGATGTGCATCACCGTGCTGCTGGGCCTGACCTACACCGAGAACTATCTGGTGAAGACTGCAGCCGTCAGGGCTTTGGGAGTTTACATACTGTTCCCTTGTTTGAGAGAGGCAAGTAATCAGTAAAGACCAGCATCTGCGCGGTTAGGAAAAACAGTcatctgaatgttttcagaTATTCTCTTATTATATTCTTCCCTCAGGATGTGATGTTTGTGGCTGATACTGCGAACATTATCCTCGCCGCCCTTGATGACCGATCTACAAACGTCCGTGCAAAAGCTGCGTGGTCTTTGGGAAACCTCACAGACACACTTATCATTAATATGTAAGACTGCTTGGGTTCATAAAGCAGACAGAATAGGGTGAAAAGTCTGGAACTTCCTCTTAAATCAGCAGCAACATACTTAAAGGTGGACATTACTGGAGATTTCAACTGAACActcaataaaacagattttggaATTGATTGGTTTGGAACCTCaactttataaacattttattcatgatTAAAATCCTGATCAGCGCCAGAATATCaaccaaattaaacaaactctGTACTCTATCCCTGGTAGAGTGGTCAAACAATCAGCCAAAAGGGTACAAGAAATTTGTTGAGGCTCACAGAAAATGTGAAGTTGAGACACAAGTTGCAAAGAGGCATTTAAACTAATAATATATCATCTGCATGAATAACTTTGACCCAATACagaaaattaccaaaaaatcaaacttctgcaacaagaacaaacaaattCTTGTTGTTTGTTGTATCAAAATTCCATCCAGactaaaaaacactttaaattcatcatttgaaaactgagaATCAATTACCTTCACGGCAATAATGACTGTAAACTTCTGGACCTGATCTGTATCTTTCTCTATCTTCAGGCAGAATATAGGTGTGGATTTCCAGGAAGAATTGTCCGACATGCTTCTGCTGAAGATGCTGCAGGCAGCAACTCGAGCATCTGCAGACAGAGAcaaggtgaaaagaaaaaagaaacgcaTTCACTCAGATTTACAGCAGTAACCCCAGATCTCCTGAGGGCAACGTGTTCAAACTAATATGCTACcttgttttcttctcctctaACCTTCCAGGTGAAGTGCAATGCAGTGCGAGCTCTTGGAAATCTGCTTCATTTCCTGCGTCACAGTCAGATGACTCGGCCTGTTTTCCAACGTCCACTGGAAGACGCGGTTCGTGCTCTGGTCAAAACCGTCCAGTCGGAAGCAGCTATGAAAGTCAGGTGGAATGCCTGCTATGCACTGGGAAATGCCTTCAGAAATTCCTCCCTGCCACTTGGtaactatattttttttaaaatttctcttaAGAGTCTAGAGATTCAAGtgaatattttgcaaaattcactttttatactttcagtTGGGTCTCGACTGCTTCTAAAAACTGTccaggcattaaaaaaaaaaactcaaatgttttttgggaatatgttcatgttttttggtttctggaaaacaaataatttcaaaaccTTCTTTGTAGAGTCACAACAAGGTGCACAGCGCCGTTatctagcaaccccagcgaTCCCAGTCTGTCaccctagcaacccaagcagagctccagcacgtttggttgttgacttaccaatcagaaaccacttgctacattcctgttggttgtgcaggaggctccatttctgcttttcgAAGTTAATGTTGTATAATTACGCATCTCTTTTCATCTGCTGAAACTTGAtgaaatgttgagttgggggggcgTGTCTAGCAGAAGCttacttggatttaaagtgacaagatgtccttaaaaaaacagctcattctgaaaggtcaaaatattcagaattgATCAgacaaaaatctcattatctaagaatgattttgtgcaaaaaatgtaataaacatgttttgtataaccCATAGACCTTTCCTAACCTAATTGAAGGGAGCATTATAAGTCCCCTTTTAGGAGTAGCTAATGATTTAGATCCAAGTCTAAATTTACTTAACTAACTTTCCGTCTTGTAGTTGTTGGATTTTGCTGATGTCGAACATTACAGCTggcctttgtttctttctttatgaCAGAAACGGCTCCATGGTCTCAGGATGCCTTCTCCGCCCTCTGCCATGTGGTCACCTCCTGCAAAAACTTCAAAGTCCGCATCAAGTCGGCTGCCGCCCTCACGGTGCCAGCCCAGCGCAGCTGCTACGGTGACACAAAGCGCTTCAGTTGCGTGTGGCGCTCTCTGGCCGCAGCCCTGGAAAACAGCGAAGACGCGGTCGACTTTCTGGATTACCGCTACAGCGCCAGCCTGCGACACACGCTCTCCGAGGCTCTGTTGCACCTGCTCAGCCTCGGCACGCTGCAGGACATGCCTGAACTCAGCGCGTTGTTGGCTGGGGAGGAGGGCAGGGGCATCAGAGAGCATTTAATCAAGTATCTTAAAGcggaggaaggagaaggaaaaacaggaggagaaaaTGAAGCAGGAGAAGAGAGGAACTCTGGGGAGGAGAGTGGACAACTGCAGCAAAGACTGGGTCGACTCCAGGAGACACTTGTCAGACTTAAGAGCCTGAAGGTtgaagaggagggaggggagcAGGAGAAGGATGTGGTGGTTCATTTCCTCGAGGATCTGTTGAAGATATGTGAGGAGTTTTAGAAATATACTTTAACCTGAGTTTATCTTAAATCAGGCTGGAGCAAAATGTAAGGAAAGAGCAGATCAGTCTTGATATATTTGAACAATATGTTTTCAGAAGAATTAAAATCTGCTTTGAAGATGAATTTGTCCTTCAGATTTCAAGCGTTCACAGCAgatgtatgtgtatatatatataagtgcaaatttacacaaattattaaaagaaaactgagctgaaataaaaagttgagGGAGGAGAAGATCCCCAAACCTGACCCCCAACTCGGACAGGTTCTCCGGCAGGTGAAAAAAGCCTCACTGGAATCATCATCCCTTTTATTTCTATACTGCtacattgttttctgttgtatttagttaacaaaaaaaaaaacacttgtacTTGCCTAAAATCTTTGATCTGTATTTTATCATAGTCATAATCAACTAACTGAAGTCAAGTCACCAAATTAttcaatgacatttttttggAAGCATTAGTATTGGTATCTGCAATACTAGCCTTGTATTTACTTGATTTCGGATCAATACCAGAGTTCCCAGTATTGCACACACCTACATGAACCACACTACACCGTCGTTAGCTGGATATGGCTGAGTGTACAGATATATTTTACATCTCTTGTATTATTGTAGGATTTCTGCTGCCTGAAAATAGATTGAtacctttgttgtttttctgattcTTCCAAATTTTTCTTCCGTCACAAAACtacagtgcctttcaaaagtattcaaacctcTTGAACCTTTTGACATAGCCACTTGTGtatgtgtattttaaaatatattgtgagGTGGAAGGTGAAGGGTATTtggttttcaattttattttttacaaataaaattttaaaagctgtGGTGTGTGTATTCTGGCACCCCTTATCCAATGTGATTAAGATCCAAGctaagttttgtgttttgatatgGTGCCTTTAATGGTGAAAAGTACAATGTACATCACTAAATGTCTTCTGGATTGTTGGGGTAAGTTGCTCTTAGAGGATTGTTTGATCATGGCAGGATTTTTTTCAGGAAAAATAGGCTTTTCTCAATTGTACAAAGAGCTAACCCAGTTCTATcaaattctgatattttctgCAGAATGTCAAATTTTTCAACACATTTTGCCGTCAGGATGCCACCAAAAGTCTGTATTTGCACCACAATGTGGTAACATAAACTAAGAGTTTTTGATGCCGATTCAATTACATGTACTTGTGTTTTATAgcttgacattttttaactgtactttttgtgtgtgttgtattTGTTGCTGCCTCTCAGGCCAGGATTCCCTTGAAAAAGAGGTTTTTAATCCCAATG encodes:
- the dynll2b gene encoding dynein, light chain, LC8-type 2b; the encoded protein is MSDKKAVIKNADMSDEMQQDAVDCAMQAMEKYNIEKDIAAYVKKEFDKKYNPTWHCIVGRNFGSYVTHETKHFIYFYLGQVAILLFKSG
- the heatr6 gene encoding HEAT repeat-containing protein 6, with amino-acid sequence MSAPVGVSAPVFGSPAVPAFPSMALSAEAVPFSPGESDCSPPDSLSDAEKQFSRCAARLRALRPDCSQLREELNQLFDQLLSENYNRSCELPITIRPEDVCVLLKHTSGLVPLNQEHLVVKFCQLVHHLLNQLKVIMDGQTLDVLVNYTANALKQCSTWTHSDVLLALSTVVYGNGSLCHQLVSDLLCEDGIILQYSSPSQPNIELRHVALTCMANICLRIPGQPLLDDQYRSVCFRLFLKTLQSPKPPNTDDLFYCMVIQAALKGLQFCLSVGKWKFGGGEELGSVLAALKRLMFQGAPGLSVDWPEVIYPAPLSQYESLSPPRPTEPPKPLESPKEADKTGKASGKKKRKSKGKGKKTKHEESKVDDREEEDKEAVPEVCGGGGDISRNDVESLAKAPTSFLYPFWKLNSSESEFSDIEGNAQSKLRVYQCRVRQLALHCMLAVVKAVEKRTLYGYWSSFVPDSPAGGPPSLTLLTIILKDPSPKVRLCALQVLSAILDGSRQFLAAAEDTASPRTSYTPFSFMLAAAIRELHRGLSLALLAETSSQTLTQVTKCLAFLVTNAPYHRLRPGLLSQLWKQIRPYVRHRDVTVRGSVLRLYGAMVTAQAPLPEVQLLLQQPENLGGGSISGSVTPQDSALSWRHRNGAASPARTPAAFSQQNSSIHSPQLPHTPREEEKSSPWLLKLCVSLVTQPREEQSDHEGAEGGAALEPSPVRLEALQVLSHLVRGYFSLAQSSLYEIGQVSVRCLEETDPSIQLHSAKLLEEFGTGIIQQYRAENSIPESSKVPVNQVVEFWLEVLSGPLNAALQNEQHPTLQASACDTLASILPQAFAQLPDKTQLMCITVLLGLTYTENYLVKTAAVRALGVYILFPCLREDVMFVADTANIILAALDDRSTNVRAKAAWSLGNLTDTLIINMQNIGVDFQEELSDMLLLKMLQAATRASADRDKVKCNAVRALGNLLHFLRHSQMTRPVFQRPLEDAVRALVKTVQSEAAMKVRWNACYALGNAFRNSSLPLETAPWSQDAFSALCHVVTSCKNFKVRIKSAAALTVPAQRSCYGDTKRFSCVWRSLAAALENSEDAVDFLDYRYSASLRHTLSEALLHLLSLGTLQDMPELSALLAGEEGRGIREHLIKYLKAEEGEGKTGGENEAGEERNSGEESGQLQQRLGRLQETLVRLKSLKVEEEGGEQEKDVVVHFLEDLLKICEEF